One window of the Trifolium pratense cultivar HEN17-A07 linkage group LG2, ARS_RC_1.1, whole genome shotgun sequence genome contains the following:
- the LOC123908965 gene encoding transcription factor UPBEAT1-like, which translates to MSTNTNTNTKHSYKLSVKKATRRTRRRQLEGKCKSKKKLSQKLQALKNLIPSHNGDEVKTDELFKETADYIVFLRTRVLILQKLIEIYGNNTENQHDVLL; encoded by the coding sequence ATGagcacaaacacaaacacaaacacaaaacataGTTACAAACTCTCTGTGAAAAAAGCtacaagaagaacaagaagaagacaATTAGAAGGAAAATGCAAGTCTAAGAAGAAGCTTTCACAAAAGCTACAAGCACTTAAGAATTTAATTCCTTCTCATAATGGAGATGAAGTTAAAACTGATGAATTGTTCAAGGAAACTGCTGATTATATAGTTTTTCTAAGAACAAGGGTTTTGATTCTTCAGAAGCTTATTGAGATTTATGGAAACAACACTGAGAATCAACATGATGTATTGTTATAG